One region of Turicibacter bilis genomic DNA includes:
- a CDS encoding glycoside hydrolase family 31 protein encodes MEQYISEQFRVTFKPMANSGAVIAGERYRISFLTSRLVRLEYEENGCFENHASQAFWYREQEVPTLKIKETEDIIEASTEHLRLRYVKNQPFSGDTLSIELKYSCKIWRYGTEEGQNLKGTARTLDEVNGMLQLEKGLMSRDGYVIIDDSKSLVFNESGWLQPRTASGVDCYFFGYGTDFKGCLKDYAKVSGKTPLIPRFALGNWWSRYWRYSDEELLQLMTRFETEEIPLSVCIIDMDWHQVAIDPKYGSGWTGYSWNRDLFKNPTQFLKQLHDKKLKTSLNLHPADGIRGHEDCYKDVAEFMGVNVEEEQAVQFDISSPKFMKAYFDKVHQPMEADGVDFWWIDWQQGQNSSMKGLDPLFFLNHLHYLDLGRNQSKRGFTFSRWPGLGGHRYPIGFSGDTIVTWESLQYQPYFTATAANVGYGWWSHDIGGHMQGLDDSELYARWVQYGVFSPINRLHTSSGIFNRREPWKHSHEAFKTAKQYLNLRHQLVPYLYSMAWRNEQEGLPLVTPLYYDHPHEQKAYDYKNEYYFGSELLVAPHLTKRSNVTNRSYTEVWLPSGEYFNFFTGEPYKGNNIYPMYGKLEEMPVFAKAGAIIPLAKHDDNSIENPAKMDILIFGKGQNSFNLYEDDGESREYEQGAYAMTTFAVDAKGNDLTFKILPVAGDVSVLPTQREYCLKFRGVSQEADIVVKINDEIIKAEASYDKVTSTLSVELPNYSYTDVVEVFITSEDLYGYHHDVNEAIIELVQDSTIPMTDKQKFEPYFYGILDENLTINERMIRTLAMPIHEEVKQAVLSILLKAKMDDEK; translated from the coding sequence ATGGAACAGTACATTAGTGAGCAGTTCAGAGTGACGTTTAAACCGATGGCAAATTCAGGGGCAGTCATCGCAGGAGAGCGATATCGAATTTCTTTTTTAACCTCGCGTTTAGTTCGATTAGAATATGAGGAGAATGGATGTTTTGAAAATCATGCCAGTCAAGCGTTTTGGTATCGTGAACAAGAGGTACCAACATTAAAGATTAAAGAAACAGAAGATATCATTGAAGCATCAACTGAACATTTACGTTTACGATATGTGAAAAATCAACCTTTTAGCGGGGATACTTTATCAATTGAGTTAAAATATTCATGTAAAATTTGGCGTTATGGAACGGAAGAAGGTCAAAATTTAAAAGGAACGGCTCGAACATTAGATGAAGTGAACGGGATGTTACAACTTGAAAAAGGGTTAATGTCAAGAGATGGTTATGTCATCATTGATGATTCAAAATCACTTGTTTTTAACGAATCAGGTTGGCTACAGCCACGCACCGCATCAGGAGTTGATTGTTATTTCTTTGGATACGGAACAGATTTTAAAGGATGTCTAAAAGATTATGCCAAAGTTTCAGGAAAAACTCCTTTAATTCCACGTTTTGCACTTGGAAACTGGTGGAGTCGTTATTGGCGTTATTCTGATGAAGAGTTATTACAATTAATGACTCGCTTTGAAACGGAAGAAATTCCATTGTCGGTTTGTATTATCGACATGGATTGGCATCAAGTTGCCATTGATCCGAAATACGGAAGTGGCTGGACCGGTTATTCATGGAATCGTGACTTATTTAAAAATCCAACGCAATTTTTAAAACAATTACATGATAAAAAGTTAAAAACGTCTCTTAATTTACATCCAGCCGATGGAATTCGAGGCCATGAAGATTGTTATAAAGATGTGGCTGAATTTATGGGCGTGAATGTTGAGGAAGAACAAGCCGTTCAGTTTGATATTTCAAGTCCAAAGTTTATGAAAGCTTACTTTGATAAAGTTCATCAACCAATGGAAGCCGATGGTGTTGATTTTTGGTGGATTGACTGGCAACAAGGTCAAAATTCAAGTATGAAAGGGTTAGATCCACTGTTCTTTTTAAATCATTTACATTATCTTGATTTAGGACGTAACCAATCTAAACGTGGTTTTACTTTTTCACGTTGGCCAGGTCTTGGTGGACACCGTTATCCCATTGGGTTTTCAGGCGATACGATTGTAACATGGGAATCTCTTCAATATCAGCCATACTTTACAGCAACCGCTGCTAATGTAGGTTACGGTTGGTGGAGTCATGATATTGGTGGACATATGCAAGGGTTAGATGATTCTGAACTTTATGCGCGTTGGGTTCAATATGGAGTCTTTAGTCCAATTAACCGCCTGCATACGTCAAGTGGGATTTTCAATCGCCGTGAACCATGGAAACATTCTCATGAAGCATTCAAGACGGCTAAACAGTATTTAAATCTACGTCATCAATTAGTGCCGTATCTTTATTCAATGGCTTGGCGAAATGAACAAGAAGGTCTTCCATTAGTTACACCACTTTATTACGATCATCCACATGAGCAAAAAGCATATGATTATAAAAATGAGTATTACTTTGGTAGTGAGTTATTAGTAGCTCCACACTTAACAAAACGCTCAAATGTGACAAATCGTAGTTATACAGAAGTTTGGTTACCAAGTGGAGAATATTTTAACTTCTTTACAGGAGAGCCTTATAAAGGAAATAATATTTATCCGATGTATGGGAAATTAGAGGAGATGCCTGTATTTGCGAAAGCAGGAGCGATTATTCCGTTAGCAAAACATGATGATAATTCCATTGAAAATCCAGCTAAGATGGATATCTTAATTTTTGGAAAAGGTCAAAATTCATTTAACTTATATGAAGATGATGGAGAAAGTCGTGAATACGAACAAGGGGCTTATGCAATGACAACGTTTGCTGTGGATGCAAAAGGAAATGATTTAACATTTAAGATCTTACCGGTAGCGGGAGACGTATCCGTTTTACCAACACAGCGTGAATATTGTTTAAAATTTAGAGGTGTGAGTCAAGAGGCAGATATTGTCGTTAAGATCAATGATGAAATCATCAAGGCGGAAGCCTCTTACGATAAAGTCACTTCAACACTAAGTGTAGAGTTACCAAATTATTCGTATACGGATGTAGTTGAAGTTTTCATCACAAGTGAAGATTTATATGGTTATCATCATGATGTGAATGAAGCAATTATTGAGCTAGTTCAAGATTCAACGATCCCAATGACGGATAAACAAAAGTTTGAACCATATTTCTACGGAATTTTAGATGAGAACTTGACGATCAATGAACGAATGATACGTACACTAGCTATGCCAATTCATGAAGAAGTCAAACAAGCTGTACTATCTATCTTATTGAAAGCAAAAATGGATGACGAAAAATAA
- a CDS encoding HAD family hydrolase, which translates to MIKLIATDMDGTLLTSEKKFPPHMFNIIDQLHEREIKFAVASGRQYYTLLKDFESVKDEVTFICENGALVFDKGENIFCDAMAYEDIVKLIEMIRQIKNAYPILCGVESAYIEDTHEEFNENADMYYARCERVDDLLEAAKRDRICKIAIFDTEDAQINTYMHVKHLNDSFKVSLSGHQWVDIMNPTVNKGEAMRLIQKKYNISYDETMAFGDYLNDYEMMQTCYYSYAMENAHEDLKAICNFNAPSNDEFGVITTIEHFLKK; encoded by the coding sequence ATGATTAAATTAATTGCGACAGACATGGATGGAACATTATTAACAAGTGAAAAGAAGTTTCCTCCACATATGTTTAATATAATTGATCAGTTGCATGAACGTGAGATTAAATTTGCGGTAGCTAGTGGACGTCAATACTATACGTTATTAAAAGATTTCGAGTCTGTAAAAGATGAAGTAACATTTATTTGTGAGAATGGAGCGCTTGTCTTTGATAAAGGAGAAAATATTTTCTGTGATGCAATGGCATATGAAGATATTGTGAAATTGATTGAAATGATTCGTCAAATCAAAAATGCTTATCCAATTCTATGTGGAGTAGAATCAGCTTATATTGAGGATACTCATGAAGAATTTAATGAAAATGCAGATATGTATTATGCTCGTTGTGAACGTGTGGATGATTTACTTGAAGCTGCAAAGAGAGATAGAATTTGTAAAATAGCTATTTTTGATACAGAGGATGCGCAAATAAATACTTACATGCATGTTAAACATTTGAATGATAGCTTTAAAGTTTCGCTATCAGGACATCAATGGGTAGATATTATGAATCCGACGGTTAATAAAGGTGAAGCCATGCGTCTAATCCAAAAGAAATATAATATCTCTTATGATGAGACAATGGCTTTTGGAGATTACTTAAATGATTATGAGATGATGCAAACTTGTTATTATAGTTATGCTATGGAAAATGCCCATGAAGATTTAAAAGCTATTTGTAATTTCAATGCCCCATCCAATGATGAATTTGGAGTGATTACGACAATAGAACATTTTTTAAAAAAATAA